The DNA window cactcacacacactgactctcatTCACATACTCGCTCACacttatacacacacacactgaatgACACTCTTACACTCACACGCACACACtgaccaacacacacacacacatgctctCACCCACACTCAAATATACTCACACACTCATTCAAACTAAAACACGATAACATACTCGCACACACTCATActcaaaaacacagaaactctCTTGAACAACACACATGTATACTCTCATGCTCACTCAAAGATACATCACATACAAAACACCCCAATACACTCAAACATACTCACACACAACTTAAACACAAGAGCATACTAAAATCCAGAGACAGGAAGACATTTGAAGAATGAGAGAGACGAAGACATACGTGACATACTCACAAAAGCAGAGTCAGGACAATACACAGAATCAGAGAGACACGAACAGAAGAGAGACAGACAAACAGAAGCTCACCTTCTCTACTCAGAGTGGGGACTGTCCACCACAATGTGAGGTTTGGGTGATGCTGTGGCACTCTTGGATACATAGGTGTTCATGGTCTTCTCCTGGACAAAGAGTGGACAGCGTAGCCCATTACTACAGTacttaacactgcactgagagagagaggggttaatacagacacactgactggacactccagtacattaacactgcactgagagagagaggggttcatacagacacactgactggacactccagtacattaacactgcactgagagagagaggggttcatacagacacactgactggacactccagtacattaacactgcactgagagagagaggggttcatacagacacactgactggacactccagtacatgaacactgcactgagagagagaggggttcatacagacacactgactggacactccagtacattaacactgcactgagagagagaggggttcatacagacacactgactggacactccagtacatgaacactgcactgagagagagaggggttcatacagacacactgactggacactccagtacatgaacactgcactgagagagagaggggttcatacacacacactgactggacactccagtacattaacactgcactgagagagagaggggttcatacagacacactgactggacactccagtacatgaacactgcactgggggTGGTGAGTACAGTACCTCCACCAGCTGGTGCCAGTGCTCAATGGGTTTGCGCGGGTTGGCCAGCATGGCGTTCCAGTGCTCCCTGCCCGGGCCCTCGGCGTCGCTGCCCACCCGACACATCCCGATCACCTCGTTGTGGCCGATGCTAAGACAGAGACGGGCGGGTTAGTCTCCCGCGGGCTCGGGGACGAGGCGGCGGGGGGGTGAGAGAGGGTCCGGAGGGACCAGCGCTCTGCGTCGGGGGACACCTGGGGCGCCCGGCCCGGTTCGGACACGGCCCGGCCCGCTCACCAGTCGTAGTCCATGACGGCGATGATCAGCGAGACGCTGTCGATGTTCTCGTTGGGGATGTCGAACACCAGCGCCTCGTTGTAGGTGGGGTTCAGCGTGTTCTTCTTGATCGAGGTCTTCCTCTTCTTCAGGCGGCGCCCCTCGCAGATCAGAGAGGCCTTGACGTAGGGGtctgagcgagagagagagagggagagagagtctGAGGAGAGACGTTTCTGTCCCACATGACAGAAAATGTTGCCGCAGAGACTCTCTCATCCTGACAGTGATCTCCAAGTGCTCACTCATCCTGACAGTGATCTCTGAGAGCTCTCTCATCCTGACAGTGATCTCCAAGTGCTCACTCATCCTGACAGTGATCTCTGAGAGCTCTCTCATCCTGACAGTGATCTCCGAGTGCTCACTCATCCTGACAGTGATCTCTGAGAGCTCTCTCATCCTGACAGTGATCTCTGAGAGCTCTCTCATCCTCACAGTGATCTCTGAGAGCTCTCTCGTCCTCACAGTGATCTCTGAGAGCTCTCTCATCCTGAAAACAATTCCATCCGTATCCTTTGGGTCCTGATCCAGTGTAAGACCACTCTGCTTTGCAGCCCAACATCCCAGAGTAAGAAACCTCTCCTGTCAGGCACTGAGACTCACAGAGCATCAGATGATGCACAAAAGGCTAACATACTCTCTCAAGCAGTGGAGGTCACTGCCAGACAAATGTCTTAAACCTTTCGATTCTGTGTCTGTTGACTAGAAGATAAGACTCAATTCTGTACCGGAGAATCCAGTGAGGTCCATGGCCTTCAGGTTTGTGGCCTTGATGATGGTGGCCGTGAGTCTGCCAGCAGTAGGGAGATAACAGAGGGAGAAATTCAGCTCCCCTAGATCAGCTTTCTCctgggagaggaagagagaaggaggttactgtacattacaagaCAATCCAccacagtacatgaacactgcactgagagagagatgggttaatacacacacactgactggacactccagtacattaacactgcactgagagagagagagaggggttcatacagacacactgactggacactccagtacatgaacactgcactgagagagagaggggttcatacagacacactgactggacactccagtacatgaacactgcactgagagagagaggggttcatacagacacactgactggacactccagtacatgaacactgcactgagagagagaggggttcatacagacacactgactggacactccagtacatgaacactgcactgagagagagaggggttcatacagacacactgactggacactccagtacattaacactgcactgagagagagaggggttcatacacacacactgactggacactccagtacattaacactgcactgagagagagaggggttcatacagacacactgactggacactccagtacattaacactgcactgagagagagaggggttcatacatacacactgactggacactccagtacatgaacactgcactgagagagagaggggttaatacagacacactgactggacactccagtacatgaacactgcactgagagagagaggggttcatacagacacactgactggacactccagtacatgaacactgcactgagagagagaggggttcatacagacacactgactggacactccagtacattaacactgcactgagagagagagaggggttcatacacacacactgactggacactccagtacatgaacactgcactgagagagagaggggttcatacagacacactgacgtACCGCTGTTCCCTCAACGATGTCCCTCCAGACAGGTTTGTCCCCGGCCCCCTCGCTGAACTCCAGCAGGTTGTCCAGCACCACCTGGCCGATGAGGTCGTGGCGCGAGAAGCGGTCGAAGTCGTAGACGGAGAAGTGCAGCTTACGGCTGTGCAGCTCGCTGAAGGGCACGCTGAACTGGAACGTCTCGTTGAACACGGGGTTCAGCGTCTTCCTGTGCACCTGGGCGAGGAGCAGGGGCCCAGTCAGAGGAGGGCTCCCAGCAGCACTGACCGCTGTCCACTGCACAGCACTGACCTGGCTCTCAGCAGTACTGACCACAGTCCTGAACCCTGACTGGGCTCTCAGCAGTACTGACCACAGTCCTGAACTCTGACTGGGCTCTCTGCAGTATTGACCGACCACTGTCCTGAACTCTGACTGAGCTCTCAGCAGTACTGACCATGGTGCTGAACTCTGACTGGGCTCTCTGCAGTATTGACCACAGTCCTGAACTCTGACTAGGCTCTCAGCAGTTCTGACCATGGTGCTGAACACTGATTGGGGTCTCAGCAGTATTGACCACTGTTCGGAACTCTGACTGAGCTCTCAGCATTACTGACCATGGTGCTGAACTCTGACTGGGCTCTCAGCAGTACTGACCATGGTGCTGAACACTGATTGGGGTCTCAGCAGTATTGACCACTGTCCTGAACTCTGACTGGGCTTTCTGCAGTATTGACCGACCACTGTCCTGAACTCTGACTGAGCTCTCAGCAGTACTGACCATGGTGCTGACTATGACTATGACTATGATCTCAGCAGTACTGAACACAGTCCTGAACTCTGACTGGGCTCTCAACAGTACTGCCCACTGTCCTAAActgtggtggcactgtggctaaggatcggcgcctgtggctggaaggttgccagttcgaatcccgcggccagcagaggaatcctactctgttgggcccctgagcgaggcccttcaccccagctgctccaggggcgccgtataaatggccgaccctgcgctctgacccccagcttctctctcccttctctctcatggagagcaagctggggtctgtgaaaagacaaattccttatgcaagacattgtatctggccaataaagtgatctgatcttatctacAGTACTGACGATGGGGCTGGAGTCTGACTGGGCTCTCAGCAGTACTGACAGAGCACGGGCTTGAACTCTGACTGGGCTCTCAGCAGTACTGACCACTGTCCTGAACTCTGACTGGGCTCTCAGCAGTACTGACAGAGCACGGGCTTGAACTCTGACTGGGCTCTCAGCAGTACTGACCACTGTCCTGAACTCTGACTGGGCTCTCAGCAGTACTGACCACTGTCCTGAACTCTGACTGGGCTCTCAGCAGTACTGACTGAGTACGGGCTTGAACTCTGACTGGGCTCTCAGCAGTACTGACCACTGTCCTGAACACTGACTGGGCTCTCAGCGGTACTGACTGAGTACGGGCTTGAACTCTGACTGGGCTCTCAGCAGTACTGACCACTGTCCTGAACACTGACTGGGCTCTCAGCAGTACTGACCACAGTCCTGAGCACGGTCTGTACCGCCCAGGGTGCTGAACACTGACTTGGTTCCAGGTGTTAGTGCCCAGAGTCCTGAGCCCTGAAAGGTGATCCCTGAGGTTCGAGTCTGTGTTTTGTGCTCAGGGAagtgggggcggggggggggatgGGGTCGGCGATTAACACAGAGGCGCGGAGAAGAGATCAGGCAGAGAGATCGCGCGTCATACCTTGGTCTGGAATTTCTTCTTGCGGTCCGGGAGGAGGTATATTTTCACGTAGGGGTCAGAAAACCCGTTGGCATCCTTTGCAGGCAGATCGAGAGCCTTCAGGATCTTCACCACCAGCTGCTCCGTGCTGGaacacacaggacagacagCGCGCGTTCCAGAGGGCACGCACCGCGACAGGGGCACATTTCTGTCGGCCGGAGCTGGAGAGGAGACGCACGCACTCCCCCGGAGACTCCCCGAGCGCAGCTGTGCGCGGCTCCGATACACCGTTAACAACACCGCGACTCCCAGACTGCCCCGCTCTGCCAATGACTTTGATGGACTGCTAATAGACTGCATTTCCCAGGGTGCAGTCTGGCACCACACATCGGCTTTGATGCAGTGCAAATTGAATACAATTCCCAGACTGCAATGTCCTACCGCTTTGATGCACTGCGAATGGCCTACAGTTCCCAAGATGCCCTTTAACATAAATTTAGATTATGCATATATGACCAAAATGTAAATCACGAACCTAGGGACAACCGTGGATACACGGCAGCACAGATTTACAATCGCGTTCTGTCTTcctgtccatctctctcctctGGAACCCTCAGTCTCTCTCCTTCACCCTCTCGAACCCTCAGTCTGTCTCCTCCTGAACCCTCAGTCTGTCTCCTCTGGAACCCTCAGTCTCTCTTCTCCACCCTCTCGAACCCTCAGTCACTCTCCTCTGCCTCCTCGAACCCTCAGTCTGTCTCCTCCTGAACCCTCAGTCTGTCTCCTCTCGAAGCCTCAGTCACTCTGCTCTGCCTCCTCGAACCCTCAGTCTGTCTCCTCCTGAACCCTCAGTCTGTCTCCTCTCGAACCCTCAGTCACTCTCCTCTGCCTCCTCGAACCCTCAGTCTGTCTCCTCCTGAACCCTAAGTCTGTCTCCTCCTAAACCCTGTCTCTCTAGTCTCTCCTCTTGAACCCTCAGTCTGTCTCCTCCTGAACCCTCAGTCTGTCTCCTCCTGAATCCTGTCTCTCTAGTCTCTCCTCTTGAACCCTCAGTCTGTCTCCTCCTGAACCCTCAGTCTGTCTCCTCCTGAATCCTGTCTCTCTAGTCTCTCCTCTTGAACCCTCAGTCTGTCTCCTCCTGAACCCTCAGTCTGTCTCCTCTCGAACCCTCAGTCACTCTCCTCTGCCTCCTCGAACCCTCAGTCTGTCTCCTCCTGAACCCTAAGTCTGTCTCCTCCTAAACCCTGTCTCTCTAGTCTCTCCTCTTGAACCCTCAGTCTGTCTCCTCCTGAACCCTCAGTCTGTCTCCTCCTGAATCCTGTCTCTCTAGTCTCTCCTCTTGAACCCTCAGTCTGTCTCCTCCTGAACCCTCAGTCTGTCTCCTCTCGAACCCTCAGTTTGTCTCCTCCTAAACCCtcattctctctcctctcgaACCCtcagtctctctcctctcaaacCCTCAGTCTCTCTCCCCTTGAACCCTCAGTCTCTCTCCCCTTGAACCCTCAGTCTCTCTCCCCTCGAACCCTCAGTCTCTCTCCCCTCGAACCCTCAGTCTCTCCCCCTCTTACTTGTAGGCGTATCTCAGCAGGAAGCTGATCTTGCCGCAGTTTCCTGCGCCACCCTGTTTGCCGTCCCCCGGCCCCTCCTGCCGCAGCCGGTACAGTTCCGGCTTGATCTGCCCGATGCTGGTCAGCTGCTCCGTCTTCTCGTCGCTGTGGAAGTCCGGGCTGGACAGCTGGTGGGTCATGGGCCTGGGCCTGGGGGTgtggggagaggagggagagagagagaggggggagaggagtgagagaggagacgcaggaggagacagggagagaggggggagaggagtgagagaggagacgcaggaggagacagagagagagattgtaCCTATccgtcatgctaataaagcaccttgaattgagagaagggagagaggagacgcaggaggagacagagagagagagagagaggagacgcaggaggagacagagagaggggagagaggagacgcaggaggacacagagagagagaggggagagaggagacgcaggaggagacagagagagaggggagagaggagtgagagaggagacgcaggaggagacagagaggggggggagaggagtgagagaggagacgcaggaggagacagagaggggggggagaggagtgagagaggagacgcaggaggagacagagagagaggtgagagaggagtgagagaggagacgcaggaggagacagagagggggGGAAGGAGTGAGAGGAGACGCAGgagaagacagagagagagggagagagaggagtgagagaggaaatgcaggaggagacagagagagagaggggagaaagagggagagaggagcagatggggagagaggagtcccagcctgaagaacagacagtgagcctgtctctcaataataataatacagtgtgtgatctcctgtcccagcctgaggaacagacagtgagcctgtctctcaataataataatacagtgtgtgatctcctgtcccagcctgaggaac is part of the Lepisosteus oculatus isolate fLepOcu1 chromosome 7, fLepOcu1.hap2, whole genome shotgun sequence genome and encodes:
- the syt3 gene encoding synaptotagmin-C; this translates as MSGDWDEDLCKKALMLVEELCFHSPAGYHDNERCQEFNYMLRGRNRQTDTDISVSLLSVIVTFCGIVLLSVSLFVSWKLCWVPWRDKGGSAVGSGGLSLTSGLLGGVGGGGGGGGGSSLLPPLLQRKETHSSSSLYPPLSSSQPPPPGQHPHFSELLGGERVEVGGGGGGGGCGGAGTGVGGVGGVGGVGGVGGVGGVGGPQPEMPEHSYLDMDCYPATGGGLKMSQTSPELPPASDSSASQPHRELPNAHSQQQVTARPRPMTHQLSSPDFHSDEKTEQLTSIGQIKPELYRLRQEGPGDGKQGGAGNCGKISFLLRYAYNTEQLVVKILKALDLPAKDANGFSDPYVKIYLLPDRKKKFQTKVHRKTLNPVFNETFQFSVPFSELHSRKLHFSVYDFDRFSRHDLIGQVVLDNLLEFSEGAGDKPVWRDIVEGTAEKADLGELNFSLCYLPTAGRLTATIIKATNLKAMDLTGFSDPYVKASLICEGRRLKKRKTSIKKNTLNPTYNEALVFDIPNENIDSVSLIIAVMDYDCIGHNEVIGMCRVGSDAEGPGREHWNAMLANPRKPIEHWHQLVEEKTMNTYVSKSATASPKPHIVVDSPHSE